The following proteins are encoded in a genomic region of Zea mays cultivar B73 chromosome 9, Zm-B73-REFERENCE-NAM-5.0, whole genome shotgun sequence:
- the LOC100284841 gene encoding Transcription factor ILI3, with protein MSSGGRRGRISDDEINELISKLQALLPESSRRRNASRSSASKLLKETCAYVKSLHREVDDLSERLSGLMETMDNDSPQAEIIRSLLR; from the exons ATGTCGTCGGGCGGCCGACGTGGCAGGATCAGCGACGACGAGATCAACGAGCTGATCTCCAAGCTCCAGGCGCTCCTCCCGGAATCCTCACGCCGCCGGAACGCGAGCCGG TCGTCGGCGTCGAAGCTTCTGAAGGAGACGTGCGCCTACGTCAAGAGCCTGCACCGGGAGGTGGACGACCTCTCGGAGCGGCTGTCGGGGCTCATGGAGACCATGGACAACGACAGCCCCCAGGCCGAGATCATCCGGAGCCTCCTCCGGTGA